A part of Desulfobacter sp. genomic DNA contains:
- a CDS encoding sigma 54-interacting transcriptional regulator, whose protein sequence is MKSIEQTSLLYEISEALSRHMDMKKSLFKVLTVLSESLNLIRGIIFLKNSETGEIRIEMAHGISEEKTKQIKYLPGEGIIGQVIQSGKPAVVPRISEEPLFLDKTHSRKPTQGVDYSFICVPIKKENRVVGAISADRPYEGKRALENGEKLLSVVAAMVAHHVINIETIRVEKEQLKTENLRLKSELENKYSFANIIGNSNKMREVLQMIAQVSSSSATVLIRGESGTGKELVANSIHYNSERHDYPFIKINCAAIPENLIESELFGHEKGAFTGASQKKKGKFELANKGTIFLDEIGNMDLAAQVKLLRVLQEKEFERVGGYKPIKADVRIVAATNANLEEMVKQGKFRDDLYFRLNVFPIYIPSLRMRKTDIILLADHFLEKYRKEHKKEIKRITTPAIDMMMEYHWPGNVRELENCIERAVILCNEGAVHSYHLPATLQTGTKSKTLPLSLEEAVAGLEKEILMDSLKNTKGNIKKAAKLINITVRKFSYKAARYNINYKDYR, encoded by the coding sequence ATGAAGTCCATTGAACAAACCTCACTTTTGTATGAAATCAGCGAGGCCTTAAGCCGGCACATGGATATGAAAAAATCCCTGTTTAAAGTGCTTACGGTACTCTCGGAATCCCTCAACCTCATCAGGGGAATCATCTTCCTGAAAAACTCTGAAACCGGGGAAATTCGCATTGAAATGGCCCACGGCATTTCAGAAGAAAAAACAAAGCAGATCAAATATCTTCCCGGGGAAGGCATCATCGGCCAGGTCATCCAGTCGGGAAAGCCCGCCGTGGTCCCCAGAATCAGCGAAGAGCCGCTGTTTCTGGATAAAACCCACTCCAGAAAACCCACCCAGGGAGTGGACTACTCGTTCATCTGCGTGCCCATTAAAAAAGAGAACCGGGTGGTGGGAGCCATTTCCGCGGACCGGCCCTACGAGGGGAAACGCGCCCTGGAAAACGGGGAAAAACTGCTTTCGGTGGTCGCGGCCATGGTCGCCCACCATGTCATCAACATCGAAACCATCCGGGTGGAAAAGGAACAGCTGAAAACCGAAAACCTCCGGCTCAAATCCGAGTTGGAAAACAAATACAGCTTCGCCAATATCATCGGCAATTCCAACAAGATGCGGGAGGTGCTCCAGATGATCGCCCAGGTGTCGTCTTCATCCGCCACGGTGTTGATCCGGGGTGAAAGCGGCACCGGCAAGGAACTGGTGGCCAACTCCATCCACTACAACTCCGAGCGGCACGACTACCCCTTCATTAAAATAAATTGCGCGGCCATCCCGGAAAACCTCATTGAAAGCGAATTGTTCGGCCATGAAAAAGGGGCGTTTACCGGGGCATCCCAGAAAAAAAAGGGAAAATTCGAACTGGCCAACAAGGGAACCATTTTCCTTGACGAGATTGGGAATATGGACCTGGCCGCCCAGGTCAAGCTGCTCAGGGTCCTCCAGGAAAAGGAGTTTGAAAGGGTAGGGGGATACAAGCCCATAAAGGCAGATGTCAGGATCGTTGCCGCCACCAACGCCAATCTGGAGGAAATGGTCAAGCAGGGCAAATTCCGGGACGACCTCTACTTCCGCCTTAATGTATTTCCCATTTATATTCCCTCCCTGCGCATGCGCAAAACCGACATCATCCTTCTGGCCGACCATTTCCTGGAAAAATACAGAAAAGAGCATAAAAAGGAAATCAAACGGATCACCACCCCGGCCATCGACATGATGATGGAATACCACTGGCCCGGCAATGTCCGGGAACTGGAAAACTGCATTGAGCGTGCCGTGATCCTATGCAACGAAGGGGCGGTCCACTCATACCACCTGCCGGCAACCCTCCAAACCGGCACCAAATCCAAGACCCTGCCCCTATCCCTGGAAGAGGCCGTCGCCGGCCTGGAAAAGGAAATTCTCATGGATTCCCTGAAAAATACCAAGGGCAACATCAAAAAGGCGGCCAAACTCATCAATATCACCGTGAGAAAGTTTTCCTACAAGGCCGCCAGGTACAACATCAATTACAAAGACTACAGGTGA
- the cobU gene encoding bifunctional adenosylcobinamide kinase/adenosylcobinamide-phosphate guanylyltransferase: MREDKSRITLVIGGCRSGKSRYALDAANRLAGGNKIYLATSVPTDREMEQRVERHQAERGPDWRTVEEPVHIHDAIADAGGRASVILVDCLTLWTSNLLFQGRDEAGIMDAVDLLGRSLEQCPCPVYLVSNEVGYGIVPENSLARQFRDMAGLVNQRVARAADRVILTVAGIEVQIKPKSGASGTGGF, translated from the coding sequence ATGAGGGAAGACAAATCAAGAATAACCCTGGTGATCGGCGGCTGCAGAAGCGGTAAAAGCCGGTATGCCCTGGATGCGGCCAACCGGCTGGCCGGGGGCAATAAGATTTACCTGGCCACTTCTGTGCCCACGGACCGGGAGATGGAACAACGGGTGGAACGGCACCAGGCCGAGCGGGGGCCGGACTGGCGGACCGTTGAGGAGCCGGTGCATATCCATGACGCTATTGCCGATGCCGGAGGCCGTGCCAGCGTGATTCTGGTGGACTGCCTGACTTTGTGGACGTCCAATCTGCTCTTCCAGGGGCGGGACGAGGCCGGAATCATGGATGCCGTGGATCTGCTGGGCCGTTCCCTGGAGCAATGCCCCTGCCCGGTCTATCTGGTTTCCAACGAAGTGGGGTACGGGATTGTACCTGAAAACAGCCTGGCCCGCCAGTTCCGGGATATGGCCGGACTGGTCAACCAGCGGGTGGCCCGGGCTGCGGACCGGGTCATCCTCACCGTGGCCGGCATTGAGGTTCAGATCAAACCCAAGTCCGGGGCGTCTGGGACAGGGGGATTCTGA
- a CDS encoding adenosylcobinamide-GDP ribazoletransferase, translating to MSTTGRKGIFEDFKSCLTFITILPAGRNVAYSPVGMIRCFPLVGLAIGTLLVLTDLMASALWALPVAALVDLVFLVGVTGAFHLDGLGDTADGMFSHRGRERALEIMKDSRTGMMGLVAVVLGLALKLAGLWSVKISAAPLQAMGIFLVVPAYARASMIFGIKYLDYGRKGKGTGKDLFDRPLGLGDFFFCLLPLFFSLFLGYKGLAVNIGFGLGLVLVLKFYKKNMNCITGDMLGAMTEVMEAWLFLVAGIAMI from the coding sequence ATGAGCACCACCGGCCGCAAGGGTATTTTTGAAGATTTTAAATCCTGTCTCACCTTTATTACCATCCTTCCTGCGGGCAGAAATGTGGCCTATTCCCCGGTGGGCATGATCCGCTGTTTCCCCCTGGTGGGCCTGGCTATCGGCACCCTGCTGGTACTCACCGACCTCATGGCCTCGGCACTATGGGCACTCCCTGTGGCGGCTTTGGTCGATCTTGTCTTTCTGGTGGGCGTCACCGGTGCCTTTCACCTGGACGGACTCGGGGATACGGCGGACGGGATGTTTTCCCACCGGGGGCGGGAGCGGGCCCTGGAAATCATGAAAGATTCCAGGACCGGGATGATGGGACTGGTGGCCGTGGTCCTGGGACTGGCCCTGAAACTGGCCGGGCTCTGGTCCGTAAAAATCAGTGCCGCCCCCTTACAGGCCATGGGGATTTTCCTGGTGGTTCCGGCCTATGCCCGGGCGTCCATGATATTCGGCATCAAATACCTGGATTACGGCAGAAAAGGAAAAGGAACGGGTAAGGACCTCTTTGACCGCCCGCTGGGGCTCGGGGATTTTTTCTTCTGCCTGCTTCCCCTGTTTTTCTCCCTGTTTTTGGGGTATAAGGGCCTGGCCGTGAACATTGGCTTCGGACTGGGCCTGGTGTTGGTTTTAAAATTTTATAAAAAGAATATGAACTGCATTACCGGCGACATGCTGGGGGCCATGACCGAAGTCATGGAAGCCTGGCTCTTTCTTGTGGCCGGCATCGCAATGATTTGA
- a CDS encoding radical SAM protein, which produces MKYRHLFGPVASRRLGVSLGVDLVVHKVCSLDCVYCECGKTTDLTLERKEWVPFDRVRQELDHYWAHNEDPDYITFSGAGEPCLNSCLGRVIDYIKDTRPGIRVAVLTNASLLAHAGVRRELFRADLVVPSLDAVSQTAFRKINRPCAGLKPEEMVRGITAFKEEFTGRVHLEIFILPGVNDTPKELGLIKAAVSQIGPDRVQLNSLDRPGTCDFIVPAGRERLEEIREYLGPENVDIIARVPRAGKTGERRIGEALERAVLETIRRRPSTCIDLSDMLGAAPEDVQALLDRLTQGGSVISRTQDRGVFYQTVKREGQDQ; this is translated from the coding sequence ATGAAATACAGGCATTTATTCGGGCCGGTGGCCTCCAGGCGGCTGGGTGTTTCACTGGGGGTGGACCTGGTGGTGCACAAGGTCTGCAGCCTGGACTGTGTTTATTGCGAATGTGGAAAAACAACGGACCTGACCCTGGAACGGAAGGAATGGGTGCCCTTTGACCGGGTGCGCCAGGAACTGGATCATTATTGGGCCCACAATGAGGATCCCGACTATATTACCTTTTCCGGTGCCGGGGAACCCTGCCTGAACAGCTGTCTGGGCCGGGTCATTGATTATATCAAAGATACAAGGCCCGGCATACGGGTGGCGGTGCTGACCAATGCCTCCCTGCTGGCCCATGCCGGTGTCCGCAGGGAACTCTTCCGGGCGGACCTGGTGGTGCCCTCGTTGGATGCCGTGTCTCAGACCGCTTTCAGGAAAATCAACCGGCCCTGTGCCGGCCTGAAACCCGAGGAGATGGTCCGGGGAATCACTGCGTTTAAAGAAGAATTTACCGGCCGGGTCCACCTTGAGATATTTATCCTGCCCGGGGTGAACGATACCCCAAAAGAGCTGGGATTGATTAAAGCGGCCGTCTCGCAGATCGGGCCCGATCGGGTTCAGCTCAATTCCCTGGACCGGCCCGGTACCTGCGATTTTATAGTGCCTGCCGGCCGGGAGCGCTTGGAAGAGATCCGGGAGTACCTGGGGCCGGAAAATGTAGACATTATCGCCCGGGTGCCCCGGGCGGGCAAAACCGGGGAAAGAAGGATTGGTGAGGCACTTGAACGTGCCGTGCTGGAAACCATCCGCCGCCGGCCATCCACCTGCATCGATCTCTCGGATATGCTGGGGGCGGCACCTGAAGACGTACAGGCCCTGCTGGACAGACTCACACAGGGCGGGAGCGTGATATCCCGCACCCAGGACAGGGGTGTTTTTTATCAAACCGTTAAAAGGGAGGGGCAGGACCAATGA
- a CDS encoding GAF domain-containing protein, translated as MADGSSSTETRENRDDARTLAVLYEISHALSHTRNLKEFYARIHSALENILDAKNFYIALHHRERDSISFPYYEDEKDDMPEEIFNFSETASLTGRVIDAREPMIFYEGDIIEFARKRQLSVIGTVAKIWLGAPLIIKDRVIGAVAIQSFDSADAYGEADLSLLNIVARHIALAMERKDAEEKLKEQQRVLETILESSPVGICLVEDRNFTWVNTQMVRMLGYDTKSDLTNKNAAIIYASAQDYETVGGIIHSQLENKDRADFDYELVRRDGTRFRAHLVIAGADTAGGRDRQRTIVTIADLTQLETAREIRREKERLQGVLEMAGAVCHEINQPLQTLLGYTALFETPEDMPPKAMAQIKAQADRIGNITRRLSRITRYKTVSYPGDATIFDIWGSSSPKES; from the coding sequence TTGGCAGACGGCAGTTCCAGCACAGAGACCAGGGAAAACAGAGATGATGCTAGAACCCTGGCCGTCCTCTATGAGATTTCCCATGCCCTTTCCCACACCCGTAACCTTAAAGAATTCTATGCCAGGATCCACAGTGCCCTGGAAAACATTTTGGATGCGAAAAATTTTTATATCGCCCTTCACCACAGGGAAAGGGATTCCATCAGTTTCCCCTATTATGAAGATGAAAAGGACGATATGCCAGAAGAAATTTTTAATTTCAGCGAGACCGCATCCCTGACCGGCCGGGTGATCGACGCCCGGGAACCCATGATTTTTTACGAAGGGGACATCATTGAGTTCGCCAGAAAAAGGCAGCTGTCCGTGATCGGGACGGTGGCCAAGATCTGGCTGGGGGCGCCCCTGATAATCAAAGACCGGGTGATCGGGGCCGTGGCCATCCAGAGCTTTGATTCTGCCGATGCCTATGGGGAAGCCGACCTTTCCCTGCTCAATATCGTGGCCCGGCACATTGCCTTGGCCATGGAAAGAAAGGACGCCGAAGAGAAACTCAAGGAACAGCAGAGGGTTCTGGAAACCATTTTGGAATCTTCTCCTGTGGGTATTTGTTTGGTTGAGGACCGTAATTTTACCTGGGTGAACACCCAGATGGTCAGGATGCTGGGCTATGATACCAAATCGGATCTCACCAATAAGAACGCCGCAATAATTTATGCCTCAGCTCAGGATTACGAAACCGTGGGGGGGATCATTCATTCCCAGCTGGAAAACAAGGATCGGGCGGATTTCGATTATGAATTGGTACGCAGGGACGGGACCCGGTTCCGGGCCCATCTGGTCATTGCCGGTGCTGACACCGCCGGAGGCAGGGACAGGCAGAGGACCATTGTGACCATTGCCGATCTGACCCAGCTGGAAACGGCACGGGAAATCCGCAGGGAAAAGGAGCGGCTCCAGGGGGTCCTTGAGATGGCCGGTGCCGTATGCCATGAGATCAACCAGCCCCTGCAGACCCTCCTGGGCTATACGGCCCTGTTTGAGACCCCAGAAGATATGCCGCCCAAGGCCATGGCCCAGATCAAGGCCCAGGCCGACCGCATTGGAAATATCACCCGGCGCCTTTCCAGGATCACCCGGTATAAAACCGTATCCTATCCCGGCGATGCCACCATCTTTGACATATGGGGCTCCTCATCCCCTAAAGAGTCTTGA
- a CDS encoding efflux RND transporter periplasmic adaptor subunit: MKKNIFAFCLSLLIIYSCDSGSIPPGRSEGSPASQAAMQHTVQVEEQYIARTHAAVGTIRPLTETRIESQVSGQVLSVEVAVSSRVKAGQVLVILDNRQLSARLEQSKEGLAYAKKGLNQARKARDEAKAGLDQAHAAYLRTKTLFDKDVVPSQKLEIDRAGYLQAKARLERAKEGVGAAATGVRRAEEVVREARIGTEYAEIRSPSDGVVVERLIDPGDLAVPGKPLVVIQTSGALRLEARVREGLISEIIQGKTYDVEIQTIGTKARATIEEITPYADPDTRTFLVKAALPDTPGIYPGMFGRLLIPVEKEATLLIPEAALTRVGQLEMVHVKRADKGFESVYVKTGRRFDDKIEILAGLTPKDTIGF, translated from the coding sequence ATGAAAAAGAATATCTTTGCTTTTTGTTTATCACTTCTGATCATCTATTCCTGCGACTCCGGCAGCATTCCGCCGGGCCGGTCCGAAGGCTCCCCTGCGTCACAGGCGGCCATGCAGCACACGGTTCAGGTGGAAGAGCAATACATCGCCAGAACCCATGCCGCCGTGGGCACCATCCGCCCTCTGACGGAAACGCGTATTGAATCTCAGGTCTCCGGCCAGGTCCTGAGTGTGGAAGTCGCCGTCTCAAGCCGGGTAAAGGCAGGGCAGGTCCTCGTCATTCTGGATAACCGGCAGCTCTCCGCACGGCTGGAACAGTCCAAAGAAGGGCTGGCCTATGCCAAAAAGGGCCTGAACCAGGCCAGGAAGGCCAGGGATGAAGCCAAAGCCGGCCTGGACCAGGCACACGCCGCCTATCTGAGGACAAAAACATTGTTTGATAAGGATGTGGTTCCCTCCCAGAAACTCGAGATCGACAGGGCCGGCTATCTCCAGGCCAAGGCCCGTCTGGAACGGGCCAAAGAGGGGGTGGGGGCCGCAGCCACCGGCGTCCGCAGGGCAGAGGAGGTCGTGCGGGAGGCCCGGATCGGAACGGAGTACGCCGAAATCCGCTCCCCATCGGACGGGGTGGTGGTGGAGCGCCTCATTGACCCCGGGGACCTGGCCGTCCCCGGAAAACCCCTGGTGGTTATCCAGACCAGCGGCGCCCTCCGCCTAGAAGCCCGGGTCAGGGAAGGCCTGATCTCTGAAATCATCCAGGGAAAAACCTATGATGTGGAAATCCAGACCATCGGCACTAAGGCCCGGGCCACCATTGAAGAAATTACCCCATATGCAGATCCAGACACCCGGACCTTTCTGGTAAAGGCCGCCCTTCCGGACACCCCCGGGATCTATCCGGGCATGTTCGGCCGTCTCCTCATCCCCGTGGAGAAGGAAGCCACCCTGCTCATCCCCGAAGCCGCCCTGACCCGGGTAGGCCAGCTGGAAATGGTGCATGTGAAACGCGCTGACAAGGGATTTGAATCGGTATACGTGAAAACCGGCCGCAGATTCGACGATAAGATAGAAATCCTCGCCGGTCTTACCCCCAAGGACACCATAGGATTTTAG
- a CDS encoding PAS domain-containing protein, with the protein MPLSQKRDTPDRLAKKASALLEIYHAVLDDGDLNTLYRTIQGAMAECLGASGFYIALYQDGGQHVVYRRGLIPFNAGTGMAGSLPDTWINSSLAIWGSSAGVMAAELPPAACGRADGAHPFGDVQWFDAVAQYLSLALERQQARMHDRGSLPRALPLGMALVEDRIFKWVNREMVRMFGFNSETDFLDQSVEMIYGAAEAFEFAGKTIFQEITSKGKADYELELVRRDGSRFPVHVQLNSAGTTRLGRRAILASFTDMSRQREAERDNVKKERLQGALEMAGGICHEMNQPLQAIMGYSELMSMDPEFRIWETGMETIRTQASRLGEVTAGLANITRYKILECPGNKRVVDIWGAGAPKMGMEIK; encoded by the coding sequence ATGCCCTTATCCCAAAAAAGAGACACCCCGGACCGGTTGGCGAAAAAGGCCTCGGCCCTGTTGGAAATTTACCATGCCGTGCTGGATGACGGCGACCTGAATACCCTTTACCGGACCATCCAGGGGGCGATGGCGGAATGCCTCGGCGCCTCCGGATTTTATATTGCCCTTTACCAGGACGGGGGGCAGCACGTGGTCTATCGCCGGGGGCTCATTCCTTTCAACGCCGGCACCGGCATGGCAGGGAGTCTTCCAGACACCTGGATAAATTCGTCCTTGGCGATCTGGGGCAGTTCGGCCGGTGTCATGGCGGCGGAACTGCCGCCTGCCGCCTGCGGCCGGGCAGACGGGGCGCATCCCTTCGGGGATGTGCAATGGTTTGATGCCGTTGCCCAATACCTCTCCCTGGCCCTGGAGCGGCAGCAGGCCCGGATGCATGACAGGGGCTCACTTCCCCGTGCACTTCCCCTGGGTATGGCCCTGGTGGAGGACCGGATATTCAAATGGGTGAACCGGGAAATGGTCCGGATGTTCGGTTTCAATTCTGAAACGGATTTTCTGGATCAAAGTGTGGAGATGATTTACGGAGCGGCGGAGGCCTTTGAATTTGCCGGGAAAACCATTTTTCAGGAGATCACGTCAAAGGGCAAAGCCGACTATGAACTGGAATTGGTCCGGCGGGACGGCTCCCGGTTTCCGGTTCATGTGCAGTTGAATTCCGCGGGTACAACCCGCCTTGGCCGGCGGGCCATCCTGGCCTCTTTTACGGACATGTCCCGGCAAAGGGAAGCGGAAAGGGACAATGTAAAAAAGGAGCGGCTCCAGGGAGCACTTGAAATGGCCGGCGGCATCTGTCATGAAATGAATCAGCCCCTCCAGGCCATTATGGGATATTCGGAACTCATGAGCATGGATCCGGAATTCCGGATATGGGAAACGGGCATGGAGACCATCAGGACCCAGGCCAGCCGACTGGGAGAAGTGACGGCAGGCCTGGCCAATATCACCCGGTATAAAATTCTGGAATGCCCGGGCAATAAAAGGGTGGTGGATATCTGGGGGGCGGGGGCCCCTAAGATGGGGATGGAAATCAAATAG